One Falsihalocynthiibacter arcticus DNA segment encodes these proteins:
- the tkt gene encoding transketolase has product MDIATLRKEHPEHWNKAAAIRVLTLDAVAAANSGHSGMPMGMADVATVLFEKHLKFDPKNPQWPDRDRFILSAGHGSMLLYSLLHLTGYADMTIDQIKNFRQWGAITAGHPEFGHATGIETTTGPLGQGLANSVGFAMAEEIQRAHYGKKVVDHYTYVIAGDGCLMEGVSHEAIALAGRQELSKLIVFWDNNGITIDGKVEISDRTNQPMRFEASGWHVQEIDGHDPVAIDAAIAAAKKSDKPSMIACATHIALGSSAQDTSKGHGALTDATLIADTRKVYGWDHAPFVIPVDVQAGWAAIGARGASEFTEWTARFEALPGGKQSDFTRAYALDAPQKISAAVKALKKKISEEQPKVATRKSSEMTLEVLNPLLPETVGGSADLTGSNNTKTPDLGVFTPEDRKGRYVYYGIREHGMCSAMNGMALHGGVRPYGGTFMCFTDYARPAMRLAALMKIPTVFVMTHDSIGLGEDGPTHQPVEHLAISRATPNTYVFRPADTVETAEAWEVALTVKDTPSVMALSRQNLPTVRLEHKNKNLTALGAYVLRDATAKREAILMATGSEVEIALKAADMLEAEGIGVRVVSMPCMELFEAQDDAYRKRILPGGPVRVAIEAGVQMGWDKWLTGERGKSTKAGFVGMTGFGASAPAPTLYEKFGITAEETVKKVKELLGK; this is encoded by the coding sequence GTGGATATTGCTACCCTTCGTAAAGAGCATCCTGAACACTGGAACAAGGCCGCCGCAATTCGCGTCCTGACACTAGATGCCGTTGCTGCTGCCAATTCCGGTCACTCCGGCATGCCGATGGGCATGGCCGACGTCGCGACCGTTTTGTTTGAAAAGCACCTAAAATTCGATCCAAAGAACCCACAATGGCCTGACCGCGACCGTTTTATCCTCTCTGCGGGCCACGGCTCGATGCTACTTTATTCGCTGCTCCACCTCACGGGCTATGCGGATATGACCATCGACCAGATCAAAAACTTCCGCCAATGGGGCGCGATCACTGCGGGCCATCCTGAGTTTGGCCACGCCACTGGCATCGAAACCACAACCGGTCCCCTTGGCCAAGGTCTGGCAAATTCCGTCGGCTTCGCCATGGCCGAAGAAATCCAACGCGCCCATTACGGCAAGAAAGTCGTCGATCACTATACCTATGTGATCGCCGGTGACGGTTGCCTAATGGAAGGCGTTTCCCACGAAGCCATCGCCCTTGCAGGTCGCCAAGAACTCTCGAAACTCATCGTGTTCTGGGACAACAACGGCATCACAATCGACGGTAAAGTTGAAATCTCCGACCGTACGAACCAACCCATGCGCTTTGAGGCGTCTGGCTGGCACGTGCAAGAAATCGACGGCCACGATCCTGTTGCGATTGACGCCGCCATTGCCGCCGCGAAAAAATCCGACAAGCCCTCGATGATCGCTTGTGCCACGCATATCGCGCTTGGCTCCTCGGCGCAGGACACCTCCAAAGGCCACGGCGCCTTGACGGATGCGACCCTCATTGCTGACACCCGCAAAGTTTACGGCTGGGACCACGCGCCCTTCGTCATCCCTGTGGACGTTCAAGCAGGCTGGGCCGCGATTGGCGCACGCGGAGCCTCTGAATTCACAGAGTGGACCGCCCGTTTCGAAGCCTTGCCTGGTGGCAAACAATCCGACTTCACCCGCGCCTATGCGCTTGATGCGCCTCAGAAAATCTCTGCGGCGGTCAAAGCCCTGAAAAAGAAAATCTCCGAAGAACAGCCCAAAGTTGCCACACGGAAATCTTCTGAAATGACCCTCGAAGTCCTCAACCCCTTGTTGCCCGAAACCGTTGGCGGCTCTGCCGACCTTACCGGATCGAACAATACAAAAACGCCTGATTTGGGTGTCTTTACCCCCGAAGATCGCAAGGGTCGCTATGTCTATTACGGCATCCGCGAGCATGGCATGTGTTCGGCAATGAACGGCATGGCGCTGCACGGCGGCGTACGCCCCTACGGCGGCACATTCATGTGTTTCACCGACTATGCTCGCCCTGCGATGCGCCTTGCGGCCCTGATGAAAATTCCCACGGTTTTCGTTATGACCCACGACAGCATCGGCCTTGGCGAAGATGGCCCAACCCATCAACCTGTTGAGCATCTCGCGATTTCGCGTGCGACGCCAAATACTTACGTCTTCCGCCCTGCGGATACCGTAGAAACCGCCGAAGCATGGGAAGTGGCCCTTACGGTCAAAGACACCCCATCGGTCATGGCGCTTTCACGTCAAAACCTGCCAACGGTACGCCTTGAGCACAAAAACAAAAACCTTACAGCCCTCGGCGCTTACGTCCTGCGCGACGCAACTGCGAAACGTGAGGCCATCTTGATGGCCACGGGTTCTGAAGTTGAAATCGCGCTCAAAGCTGCGGATATGCTCGAAGCGGAAGGCATCGGCGTACGCGTCGTGTCCATGCCGTGTATGGAACTGTTTGAAGCCCAAGACGACGCTTACCGCAAACGCATCCTCCCTGGCGGCCCAGTTCGGGTTGCTATTGAAGCTGGCGTGCAAATGGGCTGGGATAAATGGCTCACAGGAGAGCGCGGCAAATCCACCAAAGCGGGTTTCGTTGGCATGACGGGCTTTGGCGCTTCCGCCCCTGCCCCCACGCTCTATGAAAAATTCGGCATCACCGCTGAAGAGACCGTCAAGAAAGTCAAAGAGCTTCTGGGCAAATAA
- a CDS encoding cell division protein ZapA, which produces MPEVKITIGSREFEVSCQEGEDHFLHSAAALLDAEASVLSSQIGRMPEARMLLMAGLMLADKTAGLEERLAQANEKSKAQEQLIAELRDRPAVTEPVAVIPQQIFETMAELAARAEALAEEVEEKMNA; this is translated from the coding sequence ATGCCCGAAGTAAAAATCACTATTGGTAGTCGCGAATTTGAAGTCAGTTGTCAGGAGGGCGAGGATCACTTCCTGCATTCCGCAGCAGCGCTATTGGATGCCGAAGCCTCGGTTTTGTCGTCGCAAATTGGCCGGATGCCCGAAGCGCGGATGTTGTTGATGGCGGGCCTGATGCTTGCAGATAAAACGGCGGGTCTTGAGGAACGTTTGGCGCAAGCAAACGAGAAATCCAAAGCCCAAGAACAGTTGATTGCTGAATTGCGCGACCGCCCCGCCGTGACAGAGCCAGTAGCGGTGATTCCGCAGCAGATTTTCGAGACGATGGCCGAATTGGCAGCGCGGGCCGAAGCGCTTGCGGAAGAAGTCGAAGAAAAAATGAACGCCTAA
- the grxD gene encoding Grx4 family monothiol glutaredoxin: MSADTKIKEAVTANDVVLFMKGTKDAPQCGFSSRVAGVLNFMGVEFSDVNVLADEEIRQGIKDYSDWPTIPQLYVKGEFVGGCDIITEMTLSGELDTLFAENGVTYDKDASDKIRAANA; the protein is encoded by the coding sequence ATGAGTGCAGACACAAAGATCAAAGAAGCCGTCACCGCGAACGACGTTGTTCTCTTTATGAAGGGCACAAAAGACGCGCCACAATGCGGATTTTCAAGCCGCGTTGCTGGGGTTTTGAACTTCATGGGCGTTGAGTTTAGCGACGTGAACGTTCTGGCCGACGAAGAAATCCGCCAAGGCATCAAAGACTATTCCGATTGGCCGACAATCCCCCAGCTTTATGTCAAAGGTGAATTTGTTGGCGGCTGTGACATCATCACCGAGATGACGCTTTCTGGCGAATTGGACACGCTTTTCGCTGAAAATGGTGTGACATACGACAAAGACGCTTCCGATAAAATTCGCGCCGCAAACGCGTAA
- a CDS encoding BolA/IbaG family iron-sulfur metabolism protein, with translation MAMQAHDIEDLIRAEFPNAKISITDLAGDGNHWAAEVTDESFRGKNRVQQQRAVYASLKGAMDGNAGALHALALTTKVPE, from the coding sequence ATGGCGATGCAAGCCCACGATATCGAAGATCTGATCCGCGCGGAATTTCCGAACGCCAAAATTTCCATTACGGATTTGGCTGGCGACGGAAACCACTGGGCGGCAGAAGTGACAGACGAAAGTTTTCGCGGCAAAAACCGCGTCCAACAACAACGCGCCGTTTACGCGAGCCTAAAGGGCGCAATGGATGGCAACGCCGGCGCACTTCACGCCCTCGCCTTGACCACCAAAGTTCCAGAATAA
- the purL gene encoding phosphoribosylformylglycinamidine synthase subunit PurL: protein MQEPTITEDLIASHGLSPDEYARILDIIGRTPTFTELGIFSAMWNEHCSYKSSKKWLRTLPTEGPQVICGPGENAGIVDIGDGQCVVFKMESHNHPSYIEPYQGAATGVGGILRDVFTMGARPIAAMNSLSFGVPAHPKTKSVLNGVVAGVGGYGNCFGVPTVGGEVRFHEAYNGNCLVNAFAAGLADTDKIFYSAASGIGMPVVYLGAKTGRDGVGGATMASAEFDDTIEDKRPTVQVGDPFTEKRLMEATLELMATGAVISIQDMGAAGLTCSAVEMGDKGGLGVKLNLEDVPQREENMTAYEMMLSESQERMLMVLKPELEAEARAVFVKWDLDFAIVGETIAEDRFLVLHNGEVKADLPLATLSGSAPEYDRPWVETPAAEPLGDVPSIDPIDGLKALISCPNYASKQWVYEQYDTMVMADTSRNPGAGSGIVRVHGTDKQLAFTSDVTPRYVKANPFEGGKQAVAEAYRNLVAVGARGLATTDNMNFGNPEKPEIMGQFVGAIKGIAEAVLALDMPIVSGNVSLYNETDGTGILPTPTIGAVGLIAAGEEAISGEVRDGHVAMVIGETFGHLGQSALLAEVFSREEGDAPHVDLAAERKHGDFILANRDLIKVCTDLSDGGLALAAFELAEAAGVGVHLTSDETPTLFGEDQARYLVACNFDQAEALMSAAGAAGIFIESVGKFGGDTVQFGSSSAPLSELSATFRSTFSDVFS, encoded by the coding sequence ATGCAAGAGCCAACCATCACCGAAGACCTGATTGCGAGCCACGGACTAAGCCCCGATGAATACGCGCGCATCCTCGACATCATCGGTCGCACGCCCACCTTCACCGAGCTTGGTATTTTCTCGGCCATGTGGAACGAGCACTGCTCTTATAAGTCCTCCAAAAAATGGCTCCGCACTCTGCCCACCGAAGGCCCGCAAGTGATCTGTGGTCCTGGCGAAAACGCGGGCATCGTTGATATTGGCGATGGTCAATGCGTCGTCTTCAAAATGGAAAGCCACAATCACCCAAGCTATATTGAGCCCTATCAAGGGGCTGCTACCGGTGTTGGCGGCATTCTGCGCGATGTCTTCACCATGGGCGCACGTCCAATTGCGGCAATGAATTCGCTCTCCTTTGGTGTACCTGCGCACCCGAAAACCAAATCCGTGCTCAACGGCGTGGTTGCGGGCGTTGGCGGCTATGGCAACTGTTTTGGCGTGCCGACCGTGGGCGGAGAAGTGCGCTTCCACGAGGCCTATAACGGCAACTGTCTGGTCAATGCCTTCGCGGCGGGCCTCGCGGATACCGACAAGATTTTCTACTCCGCAGCCTCTGGCATCGGCATGCCCGTCGTGTATCTCGGCGCAAAAACCGGCCGTGATGGCGTGGGTGGCGCGACGATGGCCTCGGCAGAATTCGACGACACCATTGAGGATAAACGCCCCACCGTTCAGGTCGGCGACCCCTTCACCGAAAAACGCTTGATGGAAGCCACGCTTGAATTGATGGCCACGGGCGCTGTGATCTCGATCCAAGACATGGGAGCTGCGGGCCTCACCTGCTCCGCTGTTGAAATGGGCGACAAGGGCGGCTTGGGTGTCAAACTCAACCTCGAAGATGTGCCCCAACGCGAAGAAAACATGACCGCCTATGAAATGATGCTCTCGGAAAGCCAAGAGCGCATGTTGATGGTCCTTAAACCCGAACTCGAAGCCGAAGCCCGAGCGGTTTTTGTAAAATGGGACCTTGATTTTGCCATTGTCGGCGAAACCATCGCCGAGGACCGTTTCCTCGTGCTTCATAATGGCGAAGTCAAAGCCGACTTGCCCTTGGCAACGCTCTCGGGCTCCGCGCCCGAATATGACCGCCCTTGGGTCGAAACACCAGCTGCCGAACCCCTTGGCGATGTGCCCAGCATTGATCCCATCGACGGCCTCAAAGCGCTGATTTCCTGCCCCAACTATGCCTCCAAGCAATGGGTCTATGAGCAGTATGACACGATGGTTATGGCCGACACCTCCCGCAATCCGGGCGCAGGTTCGGGCATTGTGCGCGTGCATGGCACCGACAAACAGCTGGCCTTCACCTCGGACGTGACGCCGCGCTACGTAAAAGCCAACCCTTTTGAGGGCGGCAAGCAAGCCGTCGCCGAAGCCTATCGCAACCTTGTGGCCGTCGGCGCGCGTGGCCTTGCCACTACCGACAATATGAATTTCGGCAACCCCGAAAAGCCCGAGATCATGGGCCAATTCGTCGGTGCGATCAAAGGCATCGCCGAAGCGGTCCTCGCACTGGATATGCCCATCGTTTCGGGTAACGTCAGCCTATATAACGAAACTGACGGCACGGGCATTTTGCCCACGCCAACCATTGGCGCAGTCGGCCTGATCGCAGCAGGCGAAGAAGCCATTTCGGGCGAAGTCCGCGATGGCCACGTGGCCATGGTGATCGGCGAAACCTTCGGCCACCTCGGCCAATCCGCCCTCCTCGCCGAAGTCTTTAGCCGCGAAGAAGGCGACGCGCCTCACGTGGACCTCGCCGCCGAACGCAAACACGGCGATTTCATCCTCGCAAACCGCGACTTGATCAAAGTCTGTACCGACCTTTCCGACGGTGGCCTCGCCCTTGCCGCCTTTGAACTCGCGGAGGCCGCAGGCGTTGGCGTTCATCTCACCAGCGACGAAACCCCGACCCTCTTTGGCGAAGACCAAGCGCGCTATCTTGTGGCCTGTAACTTCGATCAAGCCGAAGCGCTCATGAGTGCCGCTGGGGCCGCTGGCATCTTTATCGAGAGTGTCGGGAAATTTGGCGGCGATACCGTGCAATTTGGCTCCTCCTCCGCCCCGCTTTCTGAGCTGTCCGCAACCTTCCGGTCGACGTTCTCTGACGTTTTCAGTTGA
- a CDS encoding LysR family transcriptional regulator, with translation MDWDKLRIFHAVAAAGSLTAAGETLHLSQSAVSRQIRALEDSLTATLFHRHARGLILTEQGQFLFEATIAMSKRLDAASARIRDSDDEVFGELRVTTTIGFGSLWLAPRLPHLYNKYPDLKINLMLEESVLDLPMREADVAIRMKEPSQADLIRKRLMSVKMRLYATQDYIDEYGAPENLVGLKGHRLICQSTKSAQVAASSGFVQHLMTYEPRLSLTVNNYFGVLQAVLSGLGVGVLPDYVIEDFPNLVRVVQDAESNEVPVYLAYPEELRQSKRIAAFRDFVTEEIFAHRKRLQDDRA, from the coding sequence ATGGACTGGGATAAGCTAAGAATATTTCACGCAGTGGCCGCAGCAGGAAGCCTAACGGCGGCTGGCGAGACCCTCCACCTGTCGCAATCGGCGGTTTCAAGACAGATTCGCGCCCTTGAGGACAGCCTCACGGCCACCCTTTTTCACCGCCACGCCCGCGGACTGATTCTTACTGAGCAAGGGCAGTTCCTGTTTGAGGCCACCATCGCCATGAGCAAACGGCTTGATGCGGCCTCCGCGCGCATTCGTGACAGCGATGATGAGGTGTTTGGCGAATTGCGTGTGACAACGACGATTGGCTTTGGCTCGCTCTGGCTCGCGCCGCGCCTGCCTCACCTTTACAACAAATACCCCGACCTCAAGATCAACCTGATGCTTGAGGAGAGCGTGCTTGACCTGCCCATGCGCGAGGCCGACGTGGCCATCCGTATGAAAGAGCCAAGCCAAGCCGACCTTATTCGCAAACGCCTGATGTCGGTAAAAATGCGCCTCTATGCAACTCAGGACTATATTGATGAATACGGCGCGCCCGAAAACTTGGTCGGCCTCAAGGGGCATCGCCTCATCTGTCAAAGCACCAAAAGTGCGCAAGTTGCCGCCAGTTCCGGCTTCGTGCAGCATCTTATGACTTATGAGCCACGGCTGTCGCTGACGGTGAACAACTACTTCGGCGTGCTCCAAGCGGTGTTGTCTGGATTGGGTGTCGGTGTGCTTCCTGATTACGTCATCGAAGACTTCCCGAATCTGGTGCGCGTGGTTCAGGACGCCGAAAGTAACGAAGTGCCTGTTTATCTGGCGTATCCTGAGGAATTACGGCAATCCAAGCGGATTGCGGCCTTCCGCGACTTCGTAACCGAGGAAATATTCGCTCATCGCAAGAGGTTACAGGATGATCGCGCCTAA
- a CDS encoding indolepyruvate ferredoxin oxidoreductase family protein, with protein sequence MSKQKITLHDRFDLETSTVLLNGTQALVRLMMMQHARDVAAGHNTAGYCTGYRGSPLGAVDLQMQKAKKDLDAHQITFQPGLNEDLAATAIWGSQQAELRGEGKYDGVFGLWYGKGPGVDRSGDVMRHANMAGTSALGGVLMAMGDDHTGESSTTLHQSDWAMVDAYMPIVSPAGVQEIMDLGLYGWALSRFAGVWVGLKTMKDTVEATSIVNGDPFAKEFVTPEFDGPEGGMNIRLGDTPVAQEARMIDYKRKAAEAFARANRIDKRVWGQEGAKIGFVAAGKNWLDLTHALQLLGLDAEEAERLGITTYKVAQVWPLDMLSFHEWAEGLDLIVVVEEKRKLIEVQVKEAIFDDVHDRRVYGWRKGASKEELFPTRFALDPIMIAQKIGKILIEEGRGTKDLKQGLEILDIAQRADNAKEIAARLPYFCSGCPHNTSTKVPEGHRAYAGIGCHYMVQWMDRETTGFTQMGGEGANWVGEAPFSKTAHVFQNLGDGTYNHSGILAIRAALAAGTNITYKILYNDAVAMTGGQTNEGGLSAHRIAAELKAMGVEHLSVVYDEKEDVDFSKFPKGLDIYPRDDLMDVQKKCAEIKGVSAILYIQTCAAEKRRRRKRGTFPDIDKRVFINTDVCEGCGDCGVQSNCVSIVPVETELGRKRAIDQSSCNKDFSCVNGFCPSFVTLQGAQVRKAATATLELPALPCPVLPTISGTHNIVITGVGGTGVVTIGAILAMAAHMDGKGAGMMEMAGLAQKGGAVHIHCRLANSPSDISAIRVATGEADAVIGGDLVTTAGAKTLGLMKVGKTGAVVNSHEIITGDFTRDTGFKLPMDQLALALEARLQDRLQMFDASALAKALLGDSIFSNMMMLGAAWQRGLVPLTYASIIEAIVLNKAAVDANKCAFEIGRWAALYPEKAQEACAKPVEAPLSLDALIDYRATHLEAFQNADLAAKFRARLDSISDPVLKEAVAKGYHKLLAYKDEYEVGRLHLETEAKARAEFDGDFKMTFHLAPPMIGGKGSDGRPKKREFGPWIRPMFTVLARLKFLRGTAFDPFGRTAERKMERALIAQYENDLEAVLPLFSSQTASLVVALAELPLDIRGYGPVKAQNEVKAMKRREELLSGIRSGGTPAAMAAE encoded by the coding sequence ATGTCTAAGCAGAAAATAACTTTGCATGACCGTTTTGATTTAGAGACTTCGACAGTCTTGTTGAACGGGACGCAGGCGCTTGTGCGTTTGATGATGATGCAACACGCGCGCGATGTGGCGGCAGGGCATAACACCGCTGGCTATTGCACGGGCTATCGTGGGTCGCCGCTTGGGGCCGTCGATTTGCAAATGCAAAAAGCCAAGAAGGACCTAGATGCGCATCAGATCACATTCCAGCCCGGATTAAACGAAGACCTCGCGGCGACCGCAATTTGGGGCAGCCAGCAGGCAGAATTGCGCGGCGAAGGCAAATACGATGGCGTGTTTGGCCTTTGGTACGGCAAGGGGCCGGGGGTGGATCGTTCGGGCGACGTGATGCGCCACGCCAATATGGCGGGGACCAGCGCGCTTGGCGGGGTTTTGATGGCGATGGGCGACGATCACACCGGCGAAAGCTCGACCACGTTGCACCAAAGCGATTGGGCGATGGTCGACGCCTATATGCCGATTGTTTCGCCCGCTGGCGTGCAGGAAATCATGGACTTGGGCCTGTATGGCTGGGCGCTGAGCCGATTTGCGGGCGTTTGGGTTGGCTTAAAAACCATGAAAGACACCGTTGAGGCGACCTCGATTGTGAATGGCGATCCCTTTGCAAAGGAGTTTGTGACGCCGGAGTTTGACGGCCCTGAGGGGGGCATGAATATTCGTTTGGGCGACACGCCTGTGGCCCAAGAGGCCCGCATGATTGATTATAAACGCAAGGCTGCCGAAGCCTTTGCGCGCGCCAATCGGATCGACAAACGGGTTTGGGGCCAAGAGGGTGCGAAAATCGGATTTGTTGCGGCGGGGAAAAACTGGCTCGACCTGACCCATGCGCTGCAACTCCTTGGGTTGGACGCTGAGGAGGCCGAACGCCTTGGCATCACCACTTATAAAGTGGCGCAGGTTTGGCCGCTGGATATGCTCAGCTTCCATGAGTGGGCCGAGGGGTTAGATCTGATTGTTGTTGTCGAGGAAAAGCGCAAATTGATCGAAGTTCAGGTCAAAGAGGCCATCTTTGATGACGTTCATGACCGTCGTGTTTACGGCTGGCGCAAGGGGGCGAGTAAGGAAGAACTCTTCCCGACGCGGTTCGCACTCGACCCGATTATGATTGCGCAGAAGATTGGCAAAATCCTCATTGAGGAAGGGCGCGGAACAAAGGACCTCAAGCAAGGGCTTGAGATTTTGGATATCGCGCAACGTGCAGATAACGCAAAGGAAATTGCGGCGCGTTTGCCGTATTTCTGTTCTGGTTGCCCGCATAATACTTCGACCAAAGTGCCCGAAGGCCATCGCGCCTATGCGGGGATCGGCTGCCATTATATGGTGCAATGGATGGATCGCGAGACCACCGGATTTACCCAAATGGGCGGCGAGGGTGCGAATTGGGTTGGCGAGGCGCCATTCTCAAAAACTGCGCATGTTTTCCAGAACTTAGGCGATGGAACCTATAACCACTCGGGTATCCTCGCCATTCGTGCGGCCCTCGCGGCGGGCACCAATATCACCTATAAAATCCTCTATAACGACGCGGTCGCGATGACGGGTGGCCAAACCAACGAAGGCGGGCTTTCAGCGCATCGGATTGCGGCGGAACTCAAGGCGATGGGGGTGGAGCATCTGTCCGTTGTCTATGACGAAAAAGAGGACGTCGATTTTTCGAAGTTCCCTAAGGGGCTGGATATTTACCCGCGCGATGACTTGATGGATGTGCAGAAAAAATGCGCCGAAATCAAAGGTGTTTCTGCGATCCTCTATATCCAAACCTGTGCGGCGGAAAAACGGCGTCGGCGCAAGCGCGGCACGTTTCCTGACATCGACAAACGGGTTTTTATCAACACGGATGTTTGTGAAGGCTGCGGCGATTGCGGCGTGCAAAGTAACTGTGTTTCGATTGTCCCCGTTGAGACCGAATTGGGCCGCAAACGCGCGATTGATCAGAGCAGTTGCAACAAGGATTTCTCCTGTGTAAATGGTTTTTGCCCGTCTTTTGTGACACTGCAAGGCGCGCAGGTGCGCAAAGCGGCCACGGCGACCTTGGAATTACCAGCGCTTCCTTGCCCCGTTTTGCCGACTATTTCCGGCACCCATAACATCGTGATCACGGGCGTCGGCGGCACAGGTGTTGTCACCATCGGTGCGATCCTCGCTATGGCGGCCCATATGGACGGCAAAGGCGCTGGCATGATGGAAATGGCGGGGCTGGCGCAAAAGGGCGGAGCTGTGCATATCCATTGTCGTTTGGCGAACTCTCCCAGCGATATCAGTGCGATACGCGTGGCGACAGGCGAGGCGGATGCGGTGATTGGCGGCGATTTGGTAACAACGGCAGGGGCCAAAACGCTCGGCCTTATGAAGGTTGGAAAAACCGGCGCTGTGGTCAACAGCCACGAGATTATCACCGGCGATTTCACCCGCGACACGGGCTTCAAACTGCCAATGGATCAACTTGCGCTGGCTTTGGAAGCGCGCCTGCAAGATCGGTTGCAGATGTTCGATGCCTCGGCCCTAGCGAAGGCTTTGCTCGGGGACAGTATTTTCTCGAATATGATGATGCTCGGGGCGGCTTGGCAGCGTGGACTTGTGCCGCTCACCTATGCTTCGATCATAGAGGCGATTGTGCTGAACAAGGCTGCAGTTGACGCGAATAAATGCGCGTTTGAGATCGGTCGTTGGGCCGCACTTTATCCTGAGAAAGCCCAAGAGGCCTGTGCGAAACCTGTTGAAGCTCCGCTGAGTTTGGACGCGTTGATCGACTATCGTGCAACCCATCTTGAAGCCTTCCAAAACGCGGATTTGGCGGCAAAATTCCGTGCACGTTTAGACAGCATTAGTGATCCGGTTTTGAAAGAAGCCGTCGCCAAAGGCTATCACAAGTTGCTGGCATATAAGGACGAATATGAAGTCGGGCGCCTTCATTTGGAAACCGAAGCCAAGGCGCGGGCCGAGTTTGATGGCGATTTTAAAATGACGTTCCACTTGGCACCGCCAATGATCGGGGGAAAGGGCAGCGATGGACGCCCCAAAAAGCGCGAATTTGGTCCGTGGATTCGGCCCATGTTCACTGTTTTGGCGCGGCTGAAATTTCTGCGGGGGACGGCGTTTGATCCCTTTGGGCGGACTGCTGAGCGCAAAATGGAACGGGCTTTGATCGCACAGTATGAGAACGATCTGGAAGCTGTTTTGCCGCTCTTTTCGTCGCAAACTGCGAGCCTTGTGGTCGCCCTTGCCGAACTCCCGTTGGACATTCGCGGGTATGGGCCAGTTAAGGCACAAAACGAAGTTAAGGCCATGAAACGACGCGAAGAATTGCTCTCGGGAATTCGCTCAGGCGGGACTCCAGCGGCAATGGCGGCGGAATAA
- a CDS encoding glutamate racemase translates to MAVGIFDSGLGGLTVLDAAEKRMPDVPFVYFGDNAHTPYGVRDADDIYNLTTQGVERLWEAGCDLVILACNTASAAALRRMQESWLPENKRVLGVFVPLIEALTEREWGDNSPPREVAVKHVALFATPATVSSRAFQRELAFRAIGVDVEAQPCGGVVDAIEDGDEILAEALVRSHVDALKRRMPKPEAAILGCTHYPLMAKQFQEALGADVKVYSQADLVAESLADYLTRRPNLKGSGTESMFLTTGDPARVSSRATQFLRRKITFTAA, encoded by the coding sequence ATGGCAGTTGGCATTTTTGATTCTGGATTAGGTGGGCTGACGGTCTTGGATGCGGCTGAAAAGCGTATGCCTGATGTGCCGTTTGTTTACTTTGGTGATAATGCCCATACCCCCTATGGCGTGCGGGATGCCGATGATATTTATAACCTTACAACGCAAGGGGTTGAGCGCCTTTGGGAGGCTGGATGCGATCTGGTTATCTTGGCCTGCAACACCGCTTCGGCGGCAGCTTTGCGGCGGATGCAGGAGAGCTGGCTTCCCGAGAATAAGCGGGTTCTGGGCGTATTCGTTCCCCTCATTGAGGCCCTAACAGAACGTGAGTGGGGCGATAATTCGCCGCCGCGCGAAGTTGCTGTGAAGCATGTCGCGCTTTTTGCGACTCCGGCGACGGTCTCGAGCCGTGCATTTCAACGCGAATTGGCGTTTCGCGCGATCGGGGTTGATGTTGAGGCGCAGCCCTGTGGCGGAGTAGTTGACGCGATTGAGGACGGGGACGAAATTCTTGCCGAAGCCTTGGTGCGCAGCCATGTTGATGCCCTGAAACGGCGGATGCCAAAACCGGAGGCGGCAATCCTTGGCTGCACGCATTACCCCTTGATGGCAAAGCAATTTCAGGAGGCATTGGGCGCAGATGTGAAGGTGTATTCACAGGCAGATTTGGTGGCCGAGAGCCTCGCAGATTACCTCACGCGTCGTCCCAACCTTAAAGGGTCCGGTACAGAATCCATGTTTTTGACGACGGGCGATCCCGCGCGGGTGAGCAGTCGGGCAACTCAGTTCTTGCGACGAAAGATCACGTTTACGGCGGCATGA